The Pseudomonadota bacterium genome includes a window with the following:
- the plsY gene encoding glycerol-3-phosphate 1-O-acyltransferase PlsY, whose protein sequence is MTVVIFLLIAAYLIGSIPCGILVSKFLGTPDPRLQGSGNIGATNISRIGGKKAGVVTLIGDALKGAAPALAGIWLAPETPYIAGLAGLAAFLGHLYPIFLGFKGGKGIATALGIFLILTPWAIAIEIILFSVIMLTVRIVSVGSLAAALTIPVCICLLSYPKAYVLSALVIAILTIYKHRENLKRLVAGQEPKFF, encoded by the coding sequence GTGACCGTTGTTATCTTCCTGCTTATCGCCGCCTACCTGATCGGCTCAATCCCCTGCGGCATCCTGGTCAGCAAATTCCTGGGCACTCCAGATCCCAGGCTGCAGGGCAGCGGCAATATCGGCGCGACCAACATCAGCCGCATAGGCGGCAAAAAAGCAGGAGTTGTTACCCTGATCGGGGATGCTCTTAAAGGTGCCGCACCGGCTCTGGCTGGAATTTGGCTGGCTCCGGAAACACCATACATTGCCGGGCTGGCCGGGCTGGCAGCTTTTCTCGGTCATCTCTATCCGATTTTCCTCGGGTTTAAAGGCGGGAAAGGAATTGCTACCGCCCTGGGCATTTTCCTTATCCTGACGCCCTGGGCGATTGCCATTGAAATCATTTTATTCTCGGTGATAATGCTGACCGTGCGCATTGTTTCGGTTGGCTCCCTGGCGGCCGCCCTGACCATCCCTGTCTGCATTTGTCTGCTGAGCTACCCTAAAGCGTATGTCCTGAGTGCTCTTGTTATTGCCATCCTGACAATATATAAACACCGGGAGAACCTGAAGCGATTAGTTGCGGGGCAGGAGCCTAAATTCTTCTGA